From the genome of Trueperaceae bacterium, one region includes:
- a CDS encoding ABC transporter ATP-binding protein has translation MAEASPPAPILDVQDLVVSYGSKTAVDGVSFQVHRSEIFGLLGPNGAGKTSTLSAIEGLLRPVGGKVIVDCIDVQRDPLSARARVGVLLQEASFQPQLSIKQLARLYAGLYGVMIGDDELVDRLRGFGLEGELGKPFKSLSGGQQQRFSMLIALIHDAPLLLLDEPTAGLDPQSRRSLWDRIRKQQGAGGSVLLTTHSMEEAQAVCARLAIIDHGKLVTVSAPSDLIAKYQDDPRVLSVAHGTVTLEDVFIALTGSDLRD, from the coding sequence ATGGCCGAAGCCTCACCGCCCGCCCCCATCCTCGACGTCCAGGACCTGGTGGTGAGTTACGGCAGCAAGACCGCCGTCGACGGCGTGAGCTTCCAGGTTCACCGCAGCGAGATCTTCGGGCTGCTCGGGCCGAACGGAGCGGGGAAGACCAGCACCTTGAGCGCCATCGAGGGGTTGCTGAGGCCGGTCGGCGGCAAGGTGATCGTCGACTGCATCGACGTCCAGCGCGACCCGCTTTCTGCCCGGGCTCGCGTGGGCGTGCTGCTGCAGGAGGCGAGCTTCCAGCCGCAGCTGAGCATCAAGCAGTTGGCGCGGCTGTACGCGGGCCTCTACGGCGTGATGATCGGCGACGACGAGCTCGTGGACCGCCTGCGCGGCTTCGGGCTGGAGGGCGAGCTGGGCAAGCCGTTCAAATCCCTCTCCGGCGGGCAGCAGCAGCGGTTCTCCATGCTGATCGCGCTGATCCACGACGCGCCCCTGCTGTTGCTCGACGAGCCGACGGCGGGCCTCGACCCGCAGTCGCGCCGGAGCCTGTGGGACCGTATCCGGAAGCAGCAGGGGGCGGGTGGGAGCGTCCTCCTCACGACGCACTCGATGGAGGAGGCGCAGGCCGTGTGCGCGCGGCTGGCGATCATCGATCATGGCAAGCTCGTCACGGTCAGCGCGCCTTCGGACCTGATCGCCAAGTACCAGGACGACCCGCGCGTCCTGAGCGTTGCGCACGGCACCGTGACCCTCGAAGACGTGTTCATCGCTCTGACGGGTAGTGATCTCCGTGACTGA
- a CDS encoding ABC transporter permease, producing MAAETVPTERLRRRRGKRRMPATIVVSAAVLAVIVVSALAAPIVAPHDPLAQDLINRSLLPPAFAGGDWSYPLGTDALGRDLLSRIIYGGRVSLLVGLAATTIAGLLGLVIGVLSGYFGGWIDIVFMRIADVQQAFPFILLAIVVMAVWGPGLFNLIVVLGVTGWVIFARVVRSIVLVLKDQEFVQAAIALGTSTPRILWKHILPGVTSTMLVLATFAFVQFILAEAALSFLGLGVPPPAPTWGGILSEGRVYMVMAWWITALPGVAILLTVLTVNLIGDWVRDRLDPRLRH from the coding sequence ATGGCGGCCGAAACCGTCCCGACCGAGCGGCTACGCAGGCGCCGCGGCAAGCGCCGCATGCCCGCGACGATCGTGGTCTCCGCAGCGGTGCTCGCCGTCATAGTCGTCTCGGCGCTGGCGGCTCCCATCGTCGCGCCTCACGACCCGCTCGCCCAGGACCTCATCAACCGCTCGCTGCTCCCGCCGGCGTTCGCGGGCGGCGATTGGTCGTACCCGCTCGGCACGGACGCGCTCGGCCGCGACCTGCTCAGCCGCATCATCTATGGCGGGCGCGTATCCCTACTGGTCGGCCTCGCCGCCACCACCATCGCCGGTCTTCTCGGGCTGGTGATCGGCGTCCTATCTGGCTACTTCGGCGGCTGGATCGACATCGTGTTCATGCGTATCGCCGACGTGCAGCAGGCGTTCCCCTTCATCCTGCTCGCCATCGTCGTCATGGCCGTGTGGGGCCCCGGCCTGTTCAACCTCATCGTCGTGTTGGGCGTGACCGGCTGGGTGATATTCGCCCGCGTGGTCAGGTCCATCGTCCTGGTCCTCAAGGATCAGGAGTTCGTCCAGGCCGCTATCGCCCTCGGCACGTCGACGCCCAGGATCCTCTGGAAGCACATCCTCCCGGGCGTCACGAGCACGATGCTCGTGCTCGCCACCTTCGCGTTCGTCCAGTTCATCCTGGCCGAGGCCGCGCTGAGCTTCCTCGGCCTCGGCGTGCCGCCGCCCGCGCCGACGTGGGGCGGCATCCTCTCGGAAGGCCGGGTCTACATGGTCATGGCGTGGTGGATCACGGCCCTGCCAGGCGTGGCCATCCTCCTGACAGTCCTCACCGTCAACCTGATCGGCGACTGGGTGCGCGACCGCCTCGACCCGCGCCTTCGCCACTGA
- a CDS encoding Xaa-Pro peptidase family protein: MMREEGLDALVVAYTENVIVFTDFMHVNSNRIKPRLNYVVFFADEERTPVFLVPHQDFDDAKRQTWITDVRPTAEYVYPGRPNVVVDKVGAVCDIVRAAGLERGVIGFENASLPYDVHEALVAGLPNATFKPASPLLARLRAIKSEEELRRIRKAMDATQAGARAIMNNVRAGITEKELAALAKEACLAAGGEYVDFLIVGAAENGAIVHGTPTDYALKEGDIVRFDLGAVYGSYPGDFARTYVVGSHPSAEDARLYAAVRAAVEAGVEAVRPGATAGDVYAAMLRAGQAIDPQLYREHAGHGVGLEIHEEPMIYQGSEFVLEPGMVVMIECGRYILGQAGYQLEDLVLVTPAGHELMTDVPRDLVVGS; encoded by the coding sequence ATGATGCGTGAAGAAGGCCTCGACGCGCTGGTCGTCGCCTACACCGAGAACGTCATCGTCTTCACTGATTTCATGCACGTGAACAGCAACCGGATCAAGCCGCGCCTCAACTACGTCGTCTTCTTCGCCGACGAAGAGCGCACGCCCGTCTTCCTCGTCCCCCACCAGGACTTCGACGACGCCAAGCGCCAGACGTGGATCACTGACGTGCGTCCGACCGCCGAGTACGTCTACCCCGGTCGCCCCAACGTCGTCGTCGACAAGGTCGGGGCCGTGTGCGACATCGTCCGCGCCGCCGGTCTCGAGCGCGGCGTGATCGGCTTCGAGAACGCCTCGCTGCCTTACGACGTTCACGAGGCGCTCGTCGCCGGTCTGCCGAACGCGACCTTCAAGCCGGCGAGCCCGCTGCTCGCCAGGCTCCGGGCGATCAAGAGCGAGGAAGAGCTCAGGCGCATCCGCAAGGCGATGGACGCCACGCAGGCCGGCGCCCGCGCGATCATGAACAACGTCCGGGCGGGCATCACGGAGAAGGAGTTGGCGGCCCTCGCCAAGGAGGCCTGCCTGGCCGCCGGCGGCGAGTACGTCGACTTCCTCATCGTGGGCGCCGCCGAGAACGGCGCCATCGTCCACGGCACCCCGACCGACTACGCTCTCAAGGAGGGCGACATCGTGCGCTTCGACCTCGGCGCCGTCTACGGCTCGTACCCGGGCGACTTCGCCCGCACGTACGTGGTCGGGTCGCACCCAAGCGCCGAGGACGCCCGGCTCTACGCCGCCGTCAGGGCCGCGGTCGAGGCCGGCGTCGAGGCCGTGAGGCCGGGCGCGACCGCCGGCGACGTCTACGCCGCGATGCTGCGCGCCGGCCAGGCCATCGACCCGCAGCTGTACCGCGAGCACGCCGGCCACGGCGTCGGCCTGGAGATCCACGAGGAGCCCATGATCTACCAGGGCTCCGAGTTCGTCCTCGAGCCGGGCATGGTCGTGATGATCGAGTGCGGCCGCTACATCCTCGGCCAGGCCGGGTACCAGCTTGAGGACCTCGTGCTCGTCACGCCAGCCGGGCACGAGCTCATGACCGACGTGCCCCGCGACCTGGTGGTCGGCTCCTAG
- a CDS encoding type II toxin-antitoxin system PemK/MazF family toxin, with protein sequence MAAVLRGEVRWADLSPARGSEQDGRRPVLVISHDVFNERSGTVIAVALTSQEPRAGFPLTLESRAPGLPRRSWVKVSQVRTLAVERVGDLIGKATPEEVDLAVEGLNEIVGG encoded by the coding sequence GTGGCCGCGGTACTGAGGGGCGAAGTCCGCTGGGCTGACCTGAGCCCCGCTCGCGGCAGTGAGCAGGATGGGCGCCGGCCCGTGCTGGTCATAAGCCATGACGTGTTCAACGAGAGGTCGGGTACCGTGATCGCCGTCGCCCTCACCAGCCAGGAGCCCAGAGCCGGGTTCCCGCTCACCCTGGAGTCGCGCGCGCCCGGGCTGCCGAGGCGTTCGTGGGTGAAGGTGAGTCAGGTCCGCACGTTGGCCGTGGAGAGGGTGGGCGACCTCATCGGCAAGGCGACGCCGGAAGAGGTCGACTTGGCCGTGGAGGGACTGAACGAGATCGTGGGCGGGTGA
- a CDS encoding ABC transporter permease, protein MTEPVAKRPGRAGTFAALLRADFIAITHSAVVLMLNFIVPVFIVVLLGRRGTSSALAGAIGGDAFAIALALTIGLMTSSLFGYSIALARDREAGVFQRLRLTPTPTWQIMGSRLLLQLVADLVMTVIVVIVATALHHAAFGAGQLLLLLGVSVLGGAMFLALAQALVALVRSAAVVSAA, encoded by the coding sequence GTGACTGAACCCGTAGCGAAGAGACCAGGGCGGGCCGGTACCTTCGCCGCGCTGCTGCGCGCCGACTTCATCGCAATCACGCACAGCGCGGTCGTCCTGATGCTCAACTTCATCGTGCCCGTCTTCATCGTGGTGTTGTTGGGTCGCCGGGGCACCTCGAGCGCTCTCGCCGGCGCCATCGGCGGCGACGCCTTCGCCATCGCGTTGGCGCTGACGATCGGGCTCATGACGTCCAGCCTGTTCGGGTACTCGATCGCGTTGGCCCGCGACCGCGAAGCGGGCGTCTTCCAGCGCCTGCGCCTCACCCCCACGCCGACCTGGCAGATCATGGGCAGCCGCCTGCTGCTGCAGCTCGTGGCCGACCTGGTGATGACGGTGATCGTCGTGATCGTGGCCACCGCTCTGCACCACGCCGCCTTCGGTGCGGGGCAGCTCCTACTGCTGCTCGGCGTCTCCGTCCTGGGCGGGGCCATGTTCCTGGCCCTGGCGCAGGCGCTCGTCGCCCTCGTGCGGTCGGCGGCGGTGGTGAGCGCCGCGTGA
- a CDS encoding GntR family transcriptional regulator, which translates to MSGKGTRLKQVIIDRIRSGDYPVGHRLTSARTAANEFGVHSNTVSRIYRELADNGIVRTVHGSGTFVVSVPGPEHGVGAVDELSSSLTALAEQARHLGLSRQAWDELVAESADQAFLGSEPGIWMVECSRKDVEELSLRLSTLLRRSVNPLLVDEVPRQLHDCGPDDIFLTTPFHYEEVSAMLEAERSLLNVNVVPTTDTLVAFAQLEPGADINIVSANRPTLERLVRMVKTYARATPGCATLIDAPEAPAAVRSARVLVDTQSIHERVMGWAPTGQVLTVRYQIEPTSVAYVREVLRMRELVPGHAELVGQL; encoded by the coding sequence ATGTCTGGCAAGGGCACACGTTTGAAGCAGGTGATCATCGACCGCATCCGGTCGGGCGACTACCCGGTCGGCCACCGGTTGACCAGCGCGCGAACCGCGGCCAACGAGTTCGGCGTCCACTCGAACACCGTCAGCCGCATCTACCGGGAGCTGGCTGACAACGGCATCGTGCGCACCGTCCACGGCAGCGGCACGTTCGTGGTCAGCGTGCCCGGCCCTGAGCACGGGGTGGGGGCGGTCGACGAGCTGTCGTCCTCCCTCACTGCCCTGGCCGAGCAGGCCCGCCACCTCGGCTTGTCGCGCCAAGCGTGGGACGAGCTCGTGGCCGAGAGCGCCGATCAGGCGTTCCTCGGCTCCGAGCCGGGCATCTGGATGGTGGAGTGCAGCAGGAAGGACGTCGAGGAGCTGTCGCTCCGGCTGTCGACGCTGCTGCGCCGCAGCGTGAACCCGCTGCTCGTCGACGAGGTCCCTCGCCAGCTCCACGACTGCGGCCCCGACGACATCTTCTTGACGACGCCGTTCCACTACGAGGAGGTCTCCGCCATGCTGGAGGCGGAGAGGTCGCTCCTCAACGTGAACGTCGTGCCCACGACGGACACCCTGGTGGCCTTCGCCCAACTGGAGCCCGGCGCCGACATCAACATCGTGTCGGCCAACAGACCCACGCTGGAACGCCTCGTGCGCATGGTGAAGACGTACGCCCGGGCGACGCCCGGCTGCGCCACCCTCATCGACGCGCCGGAGGCGCCCGCCGCGGTCCGCTCGGCGCGGGTGCTCGTCGACACGCAGTCCATCCACGAGCGCGTCATGGGCTGGGCGCCTACCGGGCAGGTCCTGACCGTCCGCTACCAGATAGAACCCACCTCCGTCGCTTACGTTCGGGAAGTGTTGCGGATGCGCGAGCTCGTGCCTGGGCATGCGGAGCTCGTCGGGCAGCTCTAG
- a CDS encoding cysteine hydrolase — MHDHVGTWAKARTKASDNPRPPIEPRKSALLIVDMQNYSCHPDCGWTPVFKEHFPEVYAYRDRRMNEVVIPNVRKLIERARRSQARVIYFRLGSALPDWSDVMPFHRDSALRTLERYGRRIIANVGTFEHEVYGELAPAAGDLVLDKTTKSAFTSTGIDQLLRNLGVEHLVFCGVATDACVETTARDAADRGYHCTIVDDGCSARDQESHDASLRAFDKLFGRVLPAAAVLEEYGR, encoded by the coding sequence ATGCACGACCACGTTGGGACCTGGGCCAAGGCCAGGACGAAGGCATCCGACAACCCCCGGCCGCCCATCGAGCCGAGGAAGTCTGCGCTGCTCATCGTCGACATGCAGAACTACTCGTGCCACCCCGACTGCGGCTGGACGCCGGTCTTCAAGGAGCACTTCCCCGAGGTGTACGCCTACCGCGACCGGCGTATGAACGAGGTCGTCATCCCCAACGTCCGCAAGCTGATCGAGCGCGCCAGGCGGAGCCAGGCGCGGGTCATCTACTTCCGGCTCGGCTCGGCCCTCCCCGACTGGTCGGACGTGATGCCGTTCCACCGCGACTCGGCGCTCAGGACCCTGGAGCGCTACGGGCGCAGGATCATCGCGAACGTCGGGACGTTCGAGCACGAGGTCTACGGAGAGCTAGCGCCGGCGGCGGGCGACCTCGTGCTGGACAAGACCACCAAGAGCGCCTTCACGTCCACGGGCATCGATCAGCTCCTGCGCAACCTCGGGGTCGAGCACCTCGTGTTCTGCGGCGTCGCCACTGACGCGTGCGTCGAGACCACGGCCCGCGACGCCGCCGATCGCGGCTACCACTGCACGATCGTGGACGACGGCTGCTCCGCCAGGGACCAGGAGTCCCACGACGCCTCCTTGCGGGCCTTCGACAAGCTGTTCGGTCGGGTCCTTCCCGCGGCGGCCGTGCTCGAGGAGTACGGCCGCTAG
- a CDS encoding ABC transporter permease yields the protein MKPRFLVSRLAQAAFVLLGVSFTVFALSHLSGDPVSLMVGPTATQADIDALRRSMNLDHPFFSQYAAFLGGVLRGDFGTSLWQHQPAIGLVLERFPYTIQLAAAALLLALLVAVPLGILSAVFRNSFLDRLAIGTSLVGQSVPGFWLGLLLILLFSVTLRLLPTGGSGSLKHLILPAVTLASFTMGRIARLVRTNMLEVLGSDSLRTARAKGLREFTVVIKHGLRNAAIPIVTLIGLDASALLGGAVITETIFAWPGLGRLVVQAISQRDFPLVQAATLCIAVIVVGVNLLVDLSYSLLDPRVNA from the coding sequence ATGAAGCCGCGGTTCCTGGTATCACGGCTGGCGCAAGCGGCCTTCGTGCTCCTGGGCGTGTCGTTCACCGTGTTCGCGCTGTCCCACCTGAGCGGCGACCCCGTATCGCTGATGGTGGGGCCGACGGCGACTCAAGCGGACATCGACGCCCTGCGCCGGTCGATGAACCTGGATCATCCGTTCTTCTCGCAGTACGCCGCCTTCCTCGGCGGCGTACTGCGGGGCGACTTCGGTACCAGCCTCTGGCAGCACCAACCCGCCATCGGTCTCGTCCTCGAGCGTTTCCCCTACACCATCCAGCTCGCGGCCGCCGCCCTGTTGCTGGCACTCCTGGTAGCCGTGCCGCTCGGGATCCTGAGCGCCGTGTTCCGCAACAGCTTCCTCGACCGGCTGGCCATCGGCACGTCGCTCGTCGGGCAGAGCGTCCCCGGCTTCTGGCTCGGGCTGCTGTTGATCCTGCTGTTCTCCGTGACCCTCCGACTGCTGCCGACGGGCGGTAGCGGCAGCCTCAAACACCTGATCCTGCCGGCCGTCACGCTCGCCTCCTTCACGATGGGCCGCATCGCGCGGCTCGTGCGCACCAACATGCTCGAAGTCCTCGGCAGCGACTCGCTGCGCACGGCCCGGGCCAAGGGGCTACGCGAGTTCACGGTCGTCATCAAGCACGGCCTGCGCAACGCCGCCATACCCATCGTCACGCTCATCGGACTCGACGCCAGCGCGCTGCTCGGCGGCGCCGTCATCACCGAGACGATCTTCGCCTGGCCCGGCCTCGGGCGCCTGGTCGTGCAGGCCATCAGCCAACGCGACTTCCCGCTCGTCCAGGCCGCGACGCTCTGCATCGCGGTGATCGTGGTCGGTGTCAACCTGCTCGTCGACCTCTCGTACTCGCTCCTCGACCCGCGGGTGAACGCCTAG
- a CDS encoding ABC transporter substrate-binding protein, with protein MKVLNRLLALAAALSLSAAVAQGAPPQSSFVLGMSAETATFYPPGTGGLFERNSFLQIFDSLMHREADGTVVPRIATAWEAVDATTWRFTIRQGVTFTNGEVLDATTVKESIDLYRAPESVVASRYRSIVEVVAVDDQTIEIHTSVPDPFLPNALTDNAFILPTKYLAEVGKEQFASKPIGSGPYLLSDWVRGDRIVFSANPDYWNGVAGIQQVVWRTIPEPSSRVAALQNGEVDLIWEIPAIQVPLLERTPGVQVQSGPSPRAVYIGLWPDSPVAGGEPLRDVRVRQALNYAVNRQAIVQALQRGYGTLISQPIPQPTYLGYDPSIEPYPYDPAKAKELLAEAGYPNGFTIELLATARYLTAEESQAVVADLAAVGVTVKLVEVEYGQFVTRLTQEKSQSPMYSLSIQGTQGVDAYEIYSIAIASTGTFNWNHYTNPAVDALVAQMASEFDDATRADLARQAAQLTHDDPPWIFLWNNSSIYGLKDVWQWQQRSDDLISVYEDVSW; from the coding sequence ATGAAAGTACTGAACCGCCTGTTGGCCCTCGCTGCGGCGCTGTCCCTGTCGGCAGCCGTAGCGCAAGGCGCGCCGCCCCAGTCCAGCTTCGTGCTCGGCATGTCCGCCGAGACCGCCACCTTCTACCCGCCCGGCACCGGTGGCCTGTTCGAGCGCAACAGCTTCCTGCAGATCTTCGACTCGCTCATGCACCGCGAAGCGGACGGTACCGTGGTGCCGCGCATCGCCACGGCGTGGGAGGCGGTCGACGCCACCACCTGGCGCTTCACCATCCGGCAGGGTGTGACCTTCACGAACGGCGAGGTCCTCGACGCGACCACGGTCAAGGAGAGCATCGACCTCTACCGGGCGCCCGAGAGCGTCGTGGCCTCGCGCTACCGCAGCATCGTCGAGGTCGTGGCGGTCGACGACCAGACCATCGAGATCCACACGAGCGTGCCAGACCCGTTCCTGCCGAACGCGCTGACCGACAACGCCTTCATACTGCCCACCAAGTACCTGGCCGAGGTCGGCAAGGAGCAGTTCGCCTCCAAGCCGATCGGCTCGGGCCCGTACCTGCTCAGCGACTGGGTGCGGGGCGATCGCATCGTGTTCTCCGCCAACCCCGACTACTGGAACGGCGTCGCAGGCATCCAGCAGGTCGTATGGCGCACCATCCCCGAGCCCTCCTCGCGCGTCGCCGCCCTCCAGAACGGCGAGGTCGACCTGATCTGGGAGATCCCGGCCATCCAGGTCCCGCTGCTCGAGCGCACCCCCGGCGTCCAGGTCCAGTCCGGCCCGTCGCCCCGCGCCGTCTACATCGGCCTGTGGCCCGATAGCCCCGTCGCCGGCGGCGAGCCGCTGCGCGACGTCCGCGTGCGCCAAGCGCTCAACTACGCCGTGAACAGGCAGGCGATCGTCCAGGCGCTGCAGCGCGGCTACGGCACTCTCATCAGCCAGCCCATCCCGCAGCCCACCTACCTCGGCTACGACCCGAGCATCGAGCCGTACCCCTACGACCCCGCCAAGGCCAAGGAGCTGCTGGCGGAGGCTGGCTACCCCAACGGCTTCACCATCGAGCTGCTCGCGACCGCGCGCTACCTCACGGCCGAGGAGTCGCAGGCCGTGGTCGCCGACCTGGCCGCCGTCGGCGTCACCGTCAAGCTCGTCGAGGTCGAGTACGGCCAGTTCGTCACGCGCCTGACGCAAGAGAAGTCCCAGTCGCCCATGTACTCGCTGTCCATCCAGGGCACGCAGGGCGTCGACGCCTACGAGATCTACAGCATCGCCATCGCCAGCACCGGGACGTTCAACTGGAACCACTACACGAACCCGGCCGTCGACGCGCTGGTGGCGCAGATGGCCAGCGAGTTCGACGACGCCACCCGCGCCGACCTCGCCAGACAGGCCGCCCAGCTCACGCACGACGATCCGCCGTGGATCTTCCTCTGGAACAACTCCTCGATCTACGGCCTCAAGGACGTCTGGCAGTGGCAGCAGCGCTCGGACGACCTGATCTCCGTCTACGAAGACGTCTCCTGGTAG
- a CDS encoding DUF108 domain-containing protein, translated as MAQVDLALLGAGGINTVVAQAVRAGRLPGVRIVAVAGSSVSSAGAKQLASELGAQVVAPTDLASCGAAWVLEAAGGAAVRAHVPGLWAAGINTIVMSVGAMLDEHVYAAYQRRGGVQVVLPSGGIAGLDGVRALAAVDGLTTARITSTKKPAGLRGAPYLEQNGIELPEDRAVTVFEGSAREAVVGFPANVNVAVALSLAGIGPDLTRVVVRSDPSAEGVMQLIEASGPLASLEVKIRSQPSPQNPRTSYLAGAAAVSAVRAIG; from the coding sequence GTGGCGCAGGTCGATCTCGCCCTGTTGGGGGCCGGCGGCATCAACACGGTCGTCGCGCAAGCCGTTCGCGCCGGGCGGCTGCCCGGCGTCCGGATAGTGGCCGTCGCCGGCTCCAGCGTCAGCTCGGCGGGCGCCAAGCAGCTCGCGAGCGAGCTCGGCGCGCAGGTCGTCGCGCCGACCGACCTCGCGAGCTGCGGCGCCGCGTGGGTGCTCGAGGCGGCCGGTGGCGCGGCCGTCCGCGCCCACGTGCCCGGACTGTGGGCGGCCGGCATCAACACGATCGTGATGAGCGTCGGCGCCATGCTCGACGAGCACGTCTACGCCGCGTACCAGCGCAGGGGCGGCGTGCAGGTCGTGTTGCCGAGCGGTGGCATCGCCGGGCTGGACGGCGTGCGCGCGTTGGCCGCCGTCGACGGGCTCACCACGGCGCGGATAACCTCGACCAAGAAGCCGGCCGGCTTGCGTGGCGCGCCCTACTTGGAGCAGAACGGGATCGAGCTGCCTGAGGACCGGGCCGTGACGGTCTTCGAGGGCAGCGCGCGCGAGGCCGTCGTCGGGTTCCCGGCGAACGTCAACGTCGCGGTCGCGCTCAGCCTGGCCGGCATCGGCCCCGACCTGACCAGGGTGGTCGTGCGCTCCGATCCGAGCGCCGAGGGTGTCATGCAGCTGATCGAGGCCTCCGGACCCTTGGCCAGCCTGGAGGTGAAGATCCGGTCCCAACCGAGCCCTCAGAACCCTCGCACCTCCTACCTGGCGGGAGCGGCCGCAGTATCCGCCGTGCGCGCGATTGGGTAG
- a CDS encoding amidase → MAERAPLTPEGAVALGAAVGLHVPSDLAGGVAARLNAVASAAERWRPTVDRDVVPFLDFELPRPEAAGAGAAGARVRQAASAAATGPGPTGGTGPTDRTWPARTPDDAGDLFDLAASIRERRLSPVAVAEEKLRAIAALNGELIAYLTVAGERALADAERAERELAQGVYRGPLHGVPIAHKDLIPTKGIRTTYHTAAFKDNVPDEDAPIVKRLARAGTVLLGKANTLELGSGDGDVFGLARNPWDPARQVGGSSSGSAVAVAAGLAAAATGTDAGGSIRIPAAFCGIVGVKPTAGLVEVSKGTNGISVTGPMTRTTRDAALMLEVMTGDTGLTERVTGDVAGLTVGMPVDWLDTPLEDEIASSMQHALDVLRGLGASVREVRLPHASASEVLGGVVTHVDNFAKYRFLLEQGAQLGKFVHELLLAAELYPAAAYRLGQRLRRLMVEEVTAAHATADILITPMVPYRAARLGETELRIGATTVNPRTGQGRFTRLSNLTGFPSLSVPTGFDSNGMPLSVQLHGRPFEEAVILSAARAIELNNDKRSARPRFHA, encoded by the coding sequence ATGGCTGAGCGCGCACCCCTCACCCCGGAAGGGGCCGTCGCGCTCGGCGCGGCGGTCGGCCTCCACGTGCCGAGCGACCTGGCCGGTGGGGTGGCGGCCCGCCTGAACGCCGTGGCGTCCGCGGCCGAGCGTTGGCGCCCCACCGTCGACCGCGACGTCGTCCCGTTCCTCGACTTCGAGTTGCCGCGCCCCGAGGCGGCCGGGGCTGGAGCGGCGGGCGCTCGGGTCCGCCAGGCAGCGAGCGCCGCCGCCACGGGGCCGGGACCGACCGGCGGCACCGGACCGACCGATCGCACGTGGCCGGCCCGCACGCCCGACGACGCCGGTGACCTCTTCGACCTCGCCGCGAGCATCCGCGAGCGCCGCCTGTCGCCCGTCGCGGTGGCGGAGGAGAAGCTCCGCGCGATCGCCGCGCTCAACGGCGAGCTCATCGCCTACCTGACGGTCGCCGGCGAGCGGGCGCTGGCCGACGCCGAGCGCGCAGAGCGGGAGCTCGCGCAAGGCGTCTACCGCGGCCCGCTGCACGGCGTGCCCATCGCCCACAAGGACCTCATCCCCACCAAGGGGATCCGCACGACCTACCACACGGCCGCCTTCAAGGACAACGTGCCGGACGAGGACGCGCCGATCGTGAAGCGCCTCGCGCGCGCCGGGACGGTGCTGCTCGGCAAGGCCAACACACTCGAACTCGGCAGCGGCGACGGCGACGTCTTCGGTCTGGCGCGCAACCCGTGGGACCCGGCCAGGCAGGTGGGCGGCTCGAGCTCCGGTTCGGCCGTCGCGGTGGCGGCGGGGCTGGCCGCCGCCGCCACCGGCACGGACGCGGGCGGCTCCATCCGCATCCCCGCGGCGTTCTGCGGCATCGTCGGCGTCAAGCCGACCGCCGGGCTGGTCGAGGTGAGCAAGGGCACCAACGGCATCTCGGTGACGGGCCCCATGACGAGGACTACCCGCGACGCCGCGCTGATGCTCGAGGTAATGACCGGCGATACGGGCCTGACGGAGCGCGTGACGGGCGACGTAGCCGGCCTCACCGTCGGCATGCCCGTCGACTGGCTCGACACGCCCCTCGAGGACGAGATCGCGAGCAGCATGCAGCACGCGCTCGACGTCCTGCGTGGCCTGGGGGCCAGCGTCCGCGAGGTGCGCCTGCCGCACGCCAGCGCCAGCGAGGTCCTCGGCGGGGTAGTCACCCACGTCGACAACTTCGCCAAGTACCGGTTCCTCCTCGAGCAGGGCGCCCAACTCGGGAAGTTCGTCCACGAGCTCCTCCTCGCGGCCGAGCTCTACCCGGCGGCGGCCTACCGCCTCGGCCAGCGGCTCCGGCGGCTCATGGTGGAGGAAGTGACGGCGGCGCACGCGACGGCCGACATCCTGATCACGCCCATGGTGCCGTACCGGGCGGCGCGCCTCGGCGAGACCGAGCTCCGCATCGGCGCCACCACGGTCAACCCCCGCACCGGTCAGGGGCGTTTCACGCGGCTGAGCAACCTCACCGGCTTCCCCAGCTTGAGCGTGCCCACCGGGTTCGACTCGAACGGCATGCCGCTCTCCGTGCAGCTCCACGGCCGCCCGTTCGAGGAGGCCGTCATCCTCTCAGCCGCTCGAGCCATAGAGCTCAACAACGACAAGCGCTCCGCGCGCCCCAGATTCCACGCCTGA
- a CDS encoding ribbon-helix-helix domain-containing protein — MPGNTTESDVSKAKVAITIERKVLEELDEFVRQRRFVNRSLAIESAVVEKLTRLKRTRLIMALNAIDPAEEQAFAEEGLTSDLAAWPRY, encoded by the coding sequence ATGCCTGGTAATACTACGGAGTCGGACGTGTCCAAGGCGAAGGTAGCCATCACGATCGAGCGCAAGGTGCTCGAGGAACTAGATGAGTTCGTGAGGCAGCGGCGGTTCGTCAACCGCAGCCTGGCCATCGAGTCGGCCGTGGTCGAGAAGCTGACGAGGCTCAAGCGCACTAGGCTCATAATGGCGCTCAACGCCATCGACCCCGCCGAGGAGCAGGCCTTCGCGGAAGAGGGCCTGACGTCCGACTTGGCTGCGTGGCCGCGGTACTGA